A region of the Arachis duranensis cultivar V14167 unplaced genomic scaffold, aradu.V14167.gnm2.J7QH unplaced_Scaffold_101037, whole genome shotgun sequence genome:
NNNNNNNNNNNNNNNNNNNNNNNNNNNNNNNNNNNNNNNNNNNNNNNNNNNNNNNNNNNNNNNNNNNNNNNNNNNNNNNNNNNNNNNNNNNNNNNNNNNNNNNNNNNNNNNNNNNNNNNNNNNNNNNNNNNNNNNNNNNNNNNNNNNNNNNNNNNNNNNNNNNNNNNNNNNNNNNNNNNNNNNNNNNNNNNNNNNNNNNNNNNNNNNNNNNNNNNNNNNNNNNNNNNNNNNNNNNNNNNNNNNNNNNNNNNNNNNNNNNNNNNNNNNNNNNNNNNNNNNNNNNNNNNNNNNNNNNNNNNNNNNNNNNNNNNNNNNNNNNNNNNNNNNNNNNNNNNNNNNNNNNNNNNNNNNNNNNNNNNNNNNNNNNNNNNNNNNNNNNNNNNNNNNNNNNNNNNNNNNNNNNNNNNNNNNNNNNNNNNNNNNNNNNNNNNNNNNNNNNNNNNNNNNNNNNNNNNNNNNNNNNNNNNNNNNNNNNNNNNNNNNNNNNNNNNNNNNNNNNNNNNNNNNNNNNNNNNNNNNNNNNNNNNNNNNNNNNNNNNNNNNNNNNNNNNNNNNNNNNNNNNNNNNNNNNNNNNNNNNNNNNNNNNNNNNNNNNNNNNNNNNNNNNNNNNNNNNNNNNNNNNNNNNNNNNNNNNNNNNNNNNNNNNNNNNNNNNNNNNNNNNNNNNNNNNNNNNNNNNNNNNNNNNNNNNNNNNNNNNNNNNNNNNNNNNNNNNNNNNNNNNNNNNNNNNNNNNNNNNNNNNNNNNNNNNNNNNNNNNNNNNNNNNNNNNNNNNNNNNNNNNNNNNNNNNNNNNNNNNNNNNNNNNNNNNNNNNNNNNNNNNNNNNNNNNNNNNNNNNNNNNNNNNNNNNNNNNNNNNNNNNNNNNNNNNNNNNNNNNNNNNNNNNNNNNNNNNNNNNNNNNNNNNNNNNNNNNNNNNNNNNNNNNNNNNNNNNNNNNNNNNNNNNNNNNNNNNNNNNNNNNNNNNNNNNNNNNNNNNNNNNNNNNNNNNNNNNNNNNNNNNNNNNNNNNNNNNNNNNNNNNNNNNNNNNNNNNNNNNNNNNNNNNNNNNNNNNNNNNNNNNNNNNNNNNNNNNNNNNNNNNNNNNNNNNNNNNNNNNNNNNNNNNNNNNNNNNNNNNNNNNNNNNNNNNNNNNNNNNNNNNNNNNNNNNNNNNNNNNNNNNNNNNNNNNNNNNNNNNNNNNNNNNNNNNNNNNNNNNNNNNNNNNNNNNNNNNNNNNNNNNNNNNNNNNNNNNNNNNNNNNNNNNNNNNNNNNNNNNNNNNNNNNNNNNNNNNNNNNNNNNNNNNNNNNNNNNNNNNNNNNNNNNNNNNNNNNNNNNNNNNNNNNNNNNNNNNNNNNNNNNNNNNNNNNNNNNNNNNNNNNNNNNNNNNNNNNNNNNNNNNNNNNNNNNNNNNNNNNNNNNNNNNNNNNNNNNNNNNNNNNNNNNNNNNNNNNNNNNNNNNNNNNNNNNNNNNNNNNNNNNNNNNNNNNNNNNNNNNNNNNNNNNNNNNNNNNNNNNNNNNNNNNNNNNNNNNNNNNNNNNNNNNNNNNNNNNNNNNNNNNNNNNNNNNNNNNNNNNNNNNNNNNNNNNNNNNNNNNNNNNNNNNNNNNNNNNNNNNNNNNNNNNNNNNNNNNNNNNNNNNNNNNNNNNNNNNNNNNNNNNNNNNNNNNNNNNNNNNNNNNNNNNNNNNNNNNNNNNNNNNNNNNNNNNNNNNNNNNNNNNNNNNNNNNNNNNNNNNNNNNNNNNNNNNNNNNNNNNNNNNNNNNNNNNNNNNNNNNNNNNNNNNNNNNNNNNNNNNNNNNNNNNNNNNNNNNNTCAATTTTTCTGTGCCAATTTTAGGTTTATCAAATTTTCTTAGcagtttttatcttcttgttgCTGTTAATGCTGATTGAGCTTGTTGTAggtttatcaattattttattatcagcgaagaaatatattttttgttggtCATTTCTGCAGCAATTTGTGAAACTCGGTGGTTGTTGTTGAATGGCGAAGCTTGGAATGATAGTTGACTCCTTTGGTAACTTCTTCTCCGGCAAAGACCAGCTTCCCTAGTGTGACCCTGACGTCGTTGCTGTaagccttttctttttctcgatTCCATTTTCTTCATTCAGAATTGATATCAACTTGTGATTTCTTGTTATCTATTGGTCGTGATTTTAGTCTTGATGTTTAGGTCAAAATCAAGTTAGCGCTTGCaataggtttagggtttagatatAAATCAATTACATATCTTTTGTTACTTTAGTTAAGGAGGAAGAATTGCAGCTTCTATGAAACAATTCCCTGTTATGATGGATCATTGTGTAATCAGTTAAAGCTATAGCTTGGAGCATGATATGtttcattcacaaaagaaaTTATTGATAACAATTGAAACCTTCTTGTCTTTTTATTGCTCCTTTGCTGCTTTTTATTACTCGAGTTTTTGTGCAGGGATGTGAGAGAGAGGTTGCTGAGGCTGGGAAGCAATCCGATGAGTATATAGCAGAATTTTCATTTCActtatttgattatttgatttgtgtttGTGATTTTGTGACTGTGTGTGTCCCATAAATGGTGAATTTGTTCCCCTTTGGCCAAAGTAGTTTTGTTCCCCAGATGCTGGTAATTTATTGCTTGTAATGTTTTAATATATATCAGAGAGTAAAGAAATAACATAGGTTTGATATATTGATATATGTCTTTATACAGGTTCAATATCCAAGTAGTAGTGATCTGACACACGTCAAAGATTCAAGGTTTGACTCGttcattattttgttttaaatgattatatagactgtttcttcattttttctatttccaATTTTATCCTGTCAGACAATATATGTCAATATGATCATCTTGTACATGCACTAACTCAGACTAAAAAATACAATGGACAAAAAAATGTAATCCttgacaaaaaaagaaagataatcaCTTGCAACTAGTtaagtaaattaattaggaATATATTGTAAAAAAGTACTTGGAACTagctttgattttgaaaagtatGGCATTCCTCCAAATTAGGAAATTAAAGTGTGTCATCATAggtgagttgaggatttagtttCAACTTCTGAATGCAAATGATTCAGGAGTTGTTAATGCATTATAGAGCAGTGActttttgcttgatttaaaATCCAGTGATCTAGTGATCCACTTGTTTGATTATGGCTTCTTTGAGTATGCCTTCTGTTTTAGAACAGAACAAAGATGataacaacaacaagaacaatagTATAAGCAACAAGTTTTTGCTTCCAAGAAAGCCTATAAGTTTATGCATTATTTGCATTCCCTCAAAGTTGAATAATTGAACTTATTATATATAGCATCAAGAACTGTAGCACTAAATATTTTCTGATTAGGTAAGGTAGCAATAGTTGACTTTTTCAGTGGCAGCGAGAATTTCAGGCAAACAAACTGAGGCAAGACACTGCTTGACAACCAAATCCAATAATTCTGAGGATTCTTTAACTGATGGGAGCAGAAGTAACCTTTTGGAAGTTAATGGTTAGTGTTTTTTGGTGCTCTCTATAATTCTTAAGTCTTTTGGGGCTTCCATATTATTCCACTCAAGCATTCACCAGTGGTGTCACTATTTTCACTGTTTTCAAGTTTCAGAAGTAGATCACCATGAAAGACAAGTAGAGGAAGCTCAGCAGAAAGGATTGTCCCTCACTGATGGAGATaaggtataattttttatattaaatataattttaaagagtCTAATAACTAACTAGAGAAGTAGTTTCTGATAGTCAATTTCAATCAATTTCACTTTACTATTTCTTTTGGATTGCTTACTTGAAAAATTGAGGCCACatgcttttaattattttttttctttatttgtttgtttggatttttaatttcgAGTAGTTGTGCTGTGATTTATGATCTATTCCACTCTcggtttttttttatgttgtttttcttCCTCCAAGTGTcttatatgtattttttctgGTGAGTGTGAGTATGTGAGTGGGTTTTTCCTTTTTCAGGTATTGATGAAGAGAGGAAGAGCAACTATTAGAGAAGGAGGCATGCACCATCAAAAAAAGCAAAACAGGTTcaatttcttaaattttgatatCTATCACCTTGGACCATACCATTTCCAAACCCGAAACCCCTCCAAATTGGTAAAAGAtaaaatgaatttttgaatACAGCTTTTCTGCTGCTGCCAACATTTCTTGCTGAGaaattttttgcattttcttttttaccTCAGATTTcaagaaattgtattatttaatgataCAAATACTTTATTTAATGGGGTTTCAGGATTGTGCAGACACTGTGATTGGGAACTGGTACTTGAGAGGGATAAGTGGTGGAAAAAAGAGAAGGGTTAGCATTGCCTTGGAGATTTTGATGAAGCCAAGATTGCTCTTCCTTGATGAACCTACAAGTGGACTTGACAGGTTCACATACCCTTAGTTTTACTTCTTGTTGGGATCCAATTGTGCTTGTTTTCATGCTTAATATTGGGTttctaaatttgtcaaaaaatttactaaaaatagtcgatatttgatttaaaagatacaaaaactaataaatattttagtatttgaCATTTGTTTTAAAAAGTAAGTTTGGTCGGTTCAATACCAAAATAAAAGACAACAGAGAATTAGCTtattatatgaattttataGATAAAGTTTACCTTTATTTTCACCCTCTAATCAAATAGACAGTATAGACATATATTATTAGTAAATACTGATTTAATACATGGTAAGTATACCTTTCTTATGGGAAGGTCTATTCCTCCAAATTCAAGGAGAAACAATTTAATGTCTTTAGTCAAATAAGTCATTTATAGTTTCTACCTACTTTAGTCTGAGTGATTAATTAGGTGTCAGATTCGTATTTATATTGTAGGTAAATAACATTACGTGATCCAGATGATGTATTATGAAGTACAATTGTTCAAATTTTGCTCCCTTAATGGGAATTTTGTGCTTTGTGGCAGTGCACCAGCTTTCTTTGTGACTCAAACATTATGTGCCTTGGCAAGAAATGAAAAAACCATGATAGCTTCTATTCATCAACCTAGCAGTGAAGTTTTCGAACTATTTGGTCACTTGTACTTGCTTTTGGGGGGTAAAACTGTCtattttggccacgcttttgcaGAATATGaggcaagaaacttaaattctGCCTCAGTATCCACTCTtgtattttttaacttttttcccTAATAAGGTtttgctaataataataataaaataagtatatCTGTAGTTCTTTGCACAAGCTGGATTTTCATGCCCTGCTTTGAGGAACCCATCATCAGATCACTTCCTTAGGTGCATCAATTCTGACTTTGACAAAGTCAAGGCCACTCTTAAAGGCTCCATGAAACTCAGGGTATTCATTCACTTTATTTACACCATAGGATTAGTAGACTAAAAGATACTGAAAATACTTTTATCCATAAAGGTATATTTTTGGAGTACTTTAATTAGTTTTACTTCTTGTTGGAATCCAATTGTACTTGTTTTCATGCCAATTCTCCACCACTGGGCCAATTCTCCACCTGATAGGTTTCTAAGCTATTGAATATCCTTCATGATGTTGGTATCTTTGGCTACCACTGCTTTGATTTACACTAttgattgttattattattacctttattatttaaattttttgtacttATTATTGGTTTTGGGACACTTAACATTGCCCAAATATCTGTTATTTCCATTCCCTAACCTGCTCCTGATGCTGAATGAGTAACATAGAAATCAAAGAACTATTGATGATCAAAACATAGATGGGCTAAAGAATTTTGATTTGCAGGTACTAAGGAGATTATTGGACTTTGACAAGAAACTTCCTTCTCCTGATGCTCTTCTCATCAATAGGCAAAGAGATTCTGCTGTCTTTATCGGTCAAGCAGgtaataactaattattaattaaccaTCTCTCCATCTCCATTAATATTCTCTAtttgaaactaaataaaaattaaatcaactaTATTTATTTGCAGGGAAGACTTACAAATTCAGAGTGTCCAATGTTAGGTTAACAACATCAATCAACTTCAGGATTCAAGGCCACTCATTGAAACTGATTGAAGTTGAAGGTGCTCACACGTTATAGGACACATATGAGTCTCTTGATATTCATGTGGGTCAATTAGGGGTATAGTTGAACAATACACTTtgagtttatgttttgaattataattgATGTATCATCACACTTTGACGTATGGTTGTTACTTATTATCATAGTTGATGTATCAAtacattttgtttatattttgaattatattgacttgcttgtgtatagtacttttcttttagtttgataatacgatgaatttgtttattttttaaaatattataaatattcgaatacaaattaaataaaaatttgtattaattttatatttattttgtatgaaaacaagtttattttgtaattagaaaaataaaaaaaaatctattttatcttactgacggatttacagacagattttctgtctgtaatcagAACGTGGGATGATTTTCCAAAGTTCaaattacagacaaaaaatctgtcggaaaatccgtctgtaattacagacggaaaatctgttggaaaatccgtctgtaatacagacggaaaatccgtctgtaattacagacggaaaatccgtcagAAAGTTCGTCGCCTTTGGGAAATGGACAGAAAATTTATAGAAGGAAAATCTgtcggtaactggtaaaaattcgtctgtaattttTCGACAgaaaaaaaatccgtcggtaaataatttccgacgggacttttacagagggacaaaatccgtcgataaccaaaaattcgtctgtaataaagactaaatccgtctataaatctgtctgtatttatccattttctagttgtgcATACAGGAAAATATATGCTCATATGCCAAAAAATGTAATTTGTTCATtgctctatttttatttatttctatttctaattattaaattgtaTACAATAAACCTTTGTTCTTAAAAAATAACACAACTAATATTAGAGAGTGCATTGTCAATGTTACTCAACTATCCAATTGTTTGAttgagtttttaattttttttattaaggtgATCAATTATCAAACATTTGGAttcacaaataaaagaaaaaaaagtaaaatagagaaagaattaataataaaagaagttgtaataattgaaataaaaataaaaaattacctttctaaaattttgaaattaaagaataCAACCAAagtgataaagaaaaagaaaatgaaagtaaaataaaaagtgaGCCTCAAGTAAGTAAGAATTTTAACGTATTGAAATGAATTTGtattgaaaaaaatacttaaatattaGGATATTTATAGAGTTGTAGATTAAATTTAGACTTTTTTTTGTGGAAATAAATTTAGATGATCatgaatgatatttttttatagagtCAAAAGTTATCCCCATGTTCAAGGCCATTATCACCTTAATAGTGCATGGTAATTGAAATAGTGCATTACAACAGTTTTTAGTTATTGCAACACTGCAAATAACACTAAAAAAATGTTgtttaaactaattaaaaataacactTAATATttgttacataaaaataaagttgtcACAACTCTTTTTTAGCAATACACCAtaaatgtttcttttttattaattaaagtatAAGTAAGAAGTGTTGcttttataaattaaacaaacaatatttatgatatttatatattacacTTTATTAGTGTTATTCTTACAATTTTTAATAAGCTTCTCATTATAAATGTTGCCAAAATTCGACtaaaattttttctctaaaattttgaCCTTCCTccaaatattttaacaaaaaaaatattttttgcttcttttaaCTTAGCACAAAATACatctttataatttatatattatttactaattttttttttgccgaGGACCTAGACCAATAAGAACCCAAGTCCAAATCAGAACCCGAAACCTACCCACGTCATTTCTCATTGTGCAAGAGGTGCTGCACTTGTTAGCCATAGCAGCAGCTACAATTCCTCAGCATGGTGGCGCAGCCGTGACGACATCAATAAACTCGACGACTATCCTCTGCACTGATTCAAATCCTACTAAGTTTAAAACAAAATTCCAAGCCTTATTTTCAATTAGGAACCCTAAGCCCAACCATTTCAAACCCTTCTGCGCGATTTACCCTTGTTTGTTCGATTTCCTCATCGTTGCTTGTGAAGTTGTGTTCCTCTATGCTCGCATCGCC
Encoded here:
- the LOC107472180 gene encoding ABC transporter G family member 9-like — its product is MGFQDCADTVIGNWYLRGISGGKKRRVSIALEILMKPRLLFLDEPTSGLDSAPAFFVTQTLCALARNEKTMIASIHQPSSEVFELFGHLYLLLGGKTVYFGHAFAEYEFFAQAGFSCPALRNPSSDHFLRCINSDFDKVKATLKGSMKLRVLRRLLDFDKKLPSPDALLINRQRDSAVFIGQAGKTYKFRVSNVRLTTSINFRIQGHSLKLIEVEGAHTCVPLCSHRRRACRCSRAVMLITARIAVVLVAARITVVLDAARITVVFVADLHFLIVASEVVFLSARVAVVLVAARAPSCLLLLALLRACRCSHCHRVRHSAF